One window of Campylobacter avium LMG 24591 genomic DNA carries:
- a CDS encoding lysophospholipid acyltransferase family protein, with protein MKSFKFYLAIRAIFLLQWLIFLTCKKEFIGQRPGDKNYIFLFWHGRLALMPFIFKRLKLGKKRVFVMISEHKDGELIAKNIELFGIDSVRGSTYKGASSVLRASFKILDEKNCLAITPDGPRGPYHSISDGCVSIAQKKDVDIVLLNYEASRYWQFKSWDKMILPKPFSKIRYRIQEPFSLKNLDKDEAKRIIKEKFDMITKKDSFNKDKNALFS; from the coding sequence GTGAAGTCCTTTAAATTTTACCTTGCAATAAGAGCGATATTTTTACTGCAATGGCTGATATTTTTAACTTGCAAAAAAGAATTTATAGGGCAAAGGCCGGGGGATAAAAACTATATATTTTTGTTTTGGCACGGAAGATTAGCCCTAATGCCCTTTATCTTTAAGAGATTAAAGCTTGGCAAAAAAAGGGTTTTTGTGATGATTTCAGAGCATAAAGACGGAGAGTTAATAGCTAAAAATATAGAACTTTTTGGCATAGATAGCGTAAGAGGTAGCACTTATAAAGGAGCGAGTTCGGTTTTAAGAGCCTCTTTTAAAATTTTAGATGAAAAAAACTGCCTAGCTATAACTCCTGATGGTCCAAGAGGACCTTACCACTCTATATCTGATGGCTGTGTTAGCATAGCGCAAAAAAAGGATGTGGATATTGTGCTTTTAAACTATGAGGCAAGTAGGTATTGGCAGTTTAAATCTTGGGATAAAATGATACTTCCAAAACCTTTTTCTAAGATAAGATATAGGATACAAGAGCCATTTAGCTTAAAGAATTTAGACAAAGACGAAGCAAAAAGAATAATCAAGGAAAAATTTGATATGATTACGAAAAAAGACAGTTTTAACAAGGACAAAAATGCTCTTTTCTCCTAG
- the miaB gene encoding tRNA (N6-isopentenyl adenosine(37)-C2)-methylthiotransferase MiaB, which yields MLSKKLFIQTLGCAMNVRDSEHMIAELSKNDEYSLTTEAEDADLILINTCSVREKPVHKLFSEIGSFDKIKKKDAKIGVCGCTASHLGDEIFKRAPVVDFVLGARNVSKISKAVKESKFISVDLDNDDSEFSFADYRNSLYKTYINISIGCDKSCTYCIVPHTRGKELSIPFNIIYNEAKKAVSNGAKEIFLLGQNVNNYGKYFSSAHKKMNFSNLLEELSQIDGLERIRFTSPHPLHMDDEFLRVFSTNDKICKSMHMPLQSGSSAVLKAMKRGYDKKWYLDRALKLRELCPDVSISTDIIVAFPGESEEDFKDTMDVLEKVRFEQLFSFKYSKRPLTKAATMPNQIDEKTASSRLSTLQARHNEILDEIVKTKENTTMKVLFDELRSDGFVAGRSDNNFLVQIKASEEMLGLLKDVRIDKARRMVLYGEVL from the coding sequence ATTTTGAGTAAAAAGCTTTTTATACAAACGCTTGGCTGTGCTATGAATGTAAGAGATTCAGAGCATATGATAGCAGAACTTAGTAAAAATGATGAGTATAGCTTAACCACTGAGGCAGAGGATGCGGATTTAATACTTATAAACACCTGCTCTGTTAGAGAAAAACCGGTGCATAAGCTTTTTTCAGAGATCGGCTCTTTTGATAAGATTAAAAAAAAGGACGCTAAGATAGGAGTTTGCGGCTGCACTGCCTCACACTTGGGAGATGAAATTTTTAAAAGAGCTCCTGTTGTGGATTTTGTGCTTGGGGCTAGAAATGTATCAAAAATTTCAAAGGCTGTGAAAGAAAGCAAATTTATAAGCGTTGATTTAGATAATGATGATAGCGAATTTAGCTTTGCAGACTATAGAAACAGCCTTTATAAAACATATATAAATATCTCCATAGGCTGTGATAAAAGCTGCACTTACTGCATAGTTCCTCATACTAGGGGCAAAGAGCTATCCATACCCTTTAATATAATTTATAATGAAGCTAAAAAAGCTGTTTCAAACGGAGCAAAGGAAATTTTTTTACTAGGTCAAAATGTAAATAATTATGGCAAATACTTTTCCTCAGCACACAAAAAAATGAATTTTTCAAATTTATTAGAAGAGCTTAGTCAAATCGATGGCTTAGAAAGAATTCGCTTCACAAGCCCTCATCCTTTGCATATGGATGATGAGTTTTTAAGAGTTTTTAGCACAAATGATAAAATTTGTAAATCTATGCACATGCCACTTCAAAGTGGCTCTAGTGCCGTTTTAAAGGCTATGAAAAGGGGTTATGATAAAAAATGGTATCTTGATAGAGCCTTGAAACTAAGAGAGCTTTGTCCTGATGTTAGCATATCAACAGACATTATAGTAGCTTTTCCGGGCGAGAGTGAGGAGGATTTTAAGGATACTATGGATGTTTTAGAAAAAGTTAGATTTGAACAACTTTTTTCGTTTAAATACTCAAAAAGACCGCTAACAAAGGCGGCCACTATGCCAAATCAAATAGATGAAAAAACAGCTTCAAGCAGACTTAGCACCTTACAAGCAAGGCATAATGAAATTTTAGATGAGATAGTAAAAACAAAAGAAAATACAACTATGAAAGTCCTGTTTGATGAGCTAAGATCAGATGGCTTTGTGGCTGGTAGAAGTGATAATAACTTCTTGGTGCAAATTAAGGCTAGTGAGGAAATGCTTGGCTTGTTAAAGGATGTAAGGATAGATAAGGCTAGAAGAATGGTGCTTTACGGTGAAGTCCTTTAA
- a CDS encoding HP0268 family nuclease, with protein sequence MDVKLARTLLDEKAKSVSLKKLEELLEQENQSFFYLDRENSKKTLTSLAQHFEKKGLSVYYREVRYGLDSGDYMYEVHIF encoded by the coding sequence ATGGATGTAAAACTAGCTAGAACTTTACTTGATGAAAAGGCTAAGAGTGTAAGTTTAAAAAAACTTGAGGAGCTTTTGGAGCAAGAAAATCAAAGTTTTTTTTATCTTGATAGAGAAAATTCAAAAAAAACCCTCACTTCTTTGGCTCAACATTTTGAAAAGAAGGGTCTAAGCGTGTATTACAGAGAGGTTAGATACGGACTTGATAGCGGAGATTATATGTATGAGGTGCATATATTTTGA
- the nusA gene encoding transcription termination factor NusA, translated as MEKITDIIQSIANEKNLNLDDVKDKVTQALINTAKRIYGQQYEFFVDPKSLKLYQKILVLDDDDERLKEENEQFLSLSKARKEAADIEVGDELTYECSLENLGRTAVNTLHKELEYHVQKLLEETIYKKYKDMLGAMVFGTVVRVDSEDNTYIEIDELRAFLPRKNRIKGEFFKVGDVIKAVIRKVYMDKNGIRIELSRTSPKFLEALLEAEVPEIKDGLVSIIASARIPGERAKVALISNSANVDCVGATVGSKGVRINAISKELNGENIDCIEYSNEAAIFITRALAPAIVNSVSIEDKKAIVGISSEQKSKAIGKNGINIRLASMISSYEIELKELQDNKKQDNEEAMKNLENLFKNI; from the coding sequence ATGGAGAAAATCACAGACATAATACAGTCTATTGCAAATGAAAAAAATTTAAATTTAGATGATGTAAAAGACAAGGTTACACAGGCTTTAATCAATACAGCAAAAAGAATTTACGGGCAGCAATATGAATTTTTCGTTGACCCAAAAAGCCTAAAACTTTATCAAAAAATTTTAGTTTTAGATGATGATGATGAAAGATTGAAAGAAGAAAACGAGCAGTTTTTATCTCTTTCTAAGGCTAGAAAAGAAGCAGCCGACATCGAAGTAGGCGATGAACTGACTTATGAATGCAGCCTAGAAAATTTAGGTAGAACTGCGGTAAATACCTTACACAAAGAACTAGAATACCATGTACAAAAGCTTTTAGAAGAGACAATTTATAAAAAATACAAAGATATGCTTGGTGCTATGGTGTTTGGAACTGTGGTTAGGGTAGATAGCGAGGATAATACTTATATAGAAATAGACGAGCTAAGAGCCTTTTTGCCGAGAAAGAATAGAATAAAGGGTGAGTTTTTTAAGGTAGGAGATGTGATTAAGGCTGTAATTCGCAAGGTATATATGGATAAAAACGGCATTAGGATAGAGCTTAGCAGAACCTCTCCTAAATTCCTAGAAGCCTTGCTTGAAGCTGAAGTGCCAGAGATAAAAGACGGCTTGGTTTCAATCATAGCAAGCGCTAGAATTCCGGGCGAAAGAGCAAAGGTAGCACTTATTTCAAATTCTGCAAATGTAGACTGCGTGGGAGCTACGGTTGGTTCTAAGGGAGTTAGGATAAATGCGATTAGCAAGGAATTAAACGGAGAAAACATAGACTGCATAGAATACAGCAATGAAGCGGCTATTTTTATCACAAGAGCCTTAGCACCAGCTATCGTAAATTCAGTAAGCATAGAGGATAAAAAGGCCATAGTTGGCATAAGTTCTGAACAAAAAAGCAAAGCCATAGGAAAAAACGGAATAAACATAAGACTAGCTTCCATGATAAGCTCCTATGAAATAGAGCTTAAAGAACTACAAGATAACAAAAAACAAGACAATGAAGAAGCAATGAAAAATCTAGAAAATCTTTTTAAAAATATCTAG
- a CDS encoding AzlC family ABC transporter permease, producing MDFKKTFFLTLPVAFAYIPLGMALGILAASNDFSYLQILAISFFVYSGSAEFLLVSFIVNNEGLLGIFISLFLVGFRHFFYTISLLKELKALNFLRHYVIFALSDESFALLSTYKKEFNEELSKETRSILQAFLCFLNQSYWLIGVSLGFVLQNLIKLDYSGIEFALSALFIVISIDAYKQNPNKNILLFALILGLCALLFIDKKYMLFSSLFIVVLFLLFRSKYAR from the coding sequence GTGGATTTTAAAAAAACCTTTTTTCTTACTCTGCCTGTAGCCTTTGCTTACATACCGCTTGGAATGGCGCTTGGGATACTAGCTGCTAGTAATGACTTTTCGTATTTGCAAATTTTAGCCATATCTTTTTTTGTGTATTCTGGTTCGGCTGAGTTTTTACTTGTAAGCTTTATAGTAAATAATGAAGGGCTTTTGGGCATTTTTATAAGCTTGTTTTTGGTAGGTTTTAGGCATTTTTTCTATACTATATCCTTGCTAAAAGAATTAAAAGCTTTAAATTTCTTAAGACATTATGTAATCTTTGCTTTATCTGATGAAAGCTTTGCACTTTTAAGCACTTACAAAAAGGAATTTAATGAAGAGCTTAGCAAGGAGACAAGGTCAATTTTACAAGCCTTTCTTTGCTTTTTAAACCAAAGTTATTGGCTTATAGGCGTTAGTCTTGGCTTTGTTTTGCAAAATCTTATCAAGCTTGATTATTCAGGCATTGAATTTGCCCTAAGTGCTTTATTTATAGTCATTAGCATAGATGCTTACAAGCAAAATCCTAACAAAAACATCTTACTTTTTGCCCTTATCTTAGGACTTTGTGCCTTGCTTTTTATAGATAAAAAATATATGCTTTTTTCATCTTTATTTATCGTAGTTTTATTCTTACTTTTTAGGAGTAAATATGCAAGATAG
- a CDS encoding AzlD domain-containing protein has translation MQDSFILALFVGFLATYSSRFLPFLLFKSKVEGKNLLILQKNMPLAIMIILVFYTFYTYEISNLKELFILLVSCAFVLFLHIKFKSALLSIVLGILLYMLLLRVF, from the coding sequence ATGCAAGATAGTTTTATTTTGGCTTTATTTGTGGGATTTTTAGCAACTTATAGCAGCAGATTTTTACCTTTTTTGCTCTTTAAAAGCAAGGTTGAGGGTAAAAATTTACTTATCTTACAAAAAAATATGCCCCTTGCTATAATGATAATCCTAGTTTTTTACACCTTTTATACCTATGAAATATCAAATTTAAAAGAGCTTTTTATCCTGCTTGTTTCTTGTGCTTTTGTCTTATTTTTGCACATAAAATTTAAAAGTGCCTTGCTTAGCATAGTGCTTGGAATTTTGCTATATATGCTTTTGCTAAGAGTTTTTTAA
- the purU gene encoding formyltetrahydrofolate deformylase: MNEFILKIFCDDEKGLIYKISDLIFSFNLNIIKNNEFVSDGKFFFRAILEGSFDEAKFLDTLRQKLAKNSNIELHKRAKKKIAILATKETHCLGDILIKHYSKELLADIELVISNHSDLQNLVELFGIKFHTVSHKDISKEEHEARILELLSKYKLDYIVLAKYMRILSPEFVEKYENKIINIHHSFLPAFIGANPYKQAFERGVKIIGATAHFVNDMLDNGPIITQGVININHDYSWQDMKRAGQSVEKDVLLKALELAFEDRIFIHKNKTVIF; the protein is encoded by the coding sequence ATGAATGAATTTATACTAAAAATATTTTGCGATGACGAAAAGGGACTTATATATAAAATCTCTGATTTAATTTTTTCTTTTAATCTTAATATCATTAAAAATAACGAATTTGTAAGTGATGGCAAATTCTTTTTTAGAGCCATTTTAGAAGGCAGTTTTGATGAGGCTAAATTTTTAGATACCTTAAGGCAAAAATTGGCCAAAAACTCAAATATAGAGCTTCATAAACGGGCTAAGAAAAAAATAGCCATCCTAGCCACAAAAGAAACGCACTGCCTTGGAGACATACTCATCAAGCATTACAGCAAAGAGCTTTTAGCTGATATAGAGCTTGTTATATCAAATCATAGTGATTTGCAAAATTTAGTAGAGCTTTTTGGTATCAAATTCCACACAGTAAGCCATAAAGATATAAGTAAAGAAGAGCACGAAGCGCGCATTTTAGAGCTTTTATCAAAGTACAAGCTTGATTATATAGTTCTTGCTAAGTATATGAGAATTTTATCGCCCGAATTTGTGGAAAAATATGAAAACAAGATTATTAACATACATCACTCATTTTTGCCAGCTTTTATAGGTGCGAACCCGTATAAACAGGCCTTTGAAAGAGGCGTTAAGATAATAGGCGCAACAGCTCACTTCGTAAATGATATGCTTGATAATGGGCCAATCATAACTCAAGGGGTGATAAATATAAATCACGACTACAGTTGGCAAGATATGAAAAGAGCAGGGCAGAGCGTGGAAAAAGATGTGCTTTTAAAGGCTTTGGAATTGGCTTTTGAGGATAGAATTTTCATACATAAGAACAAAACTGTGATTTTTTAA
- a CDS encoding CCA tRNA nucleotidyltransferase: protein MQISKIDLRNNAKLDFIKKLLAPHTKRVYLVGGCVRDLLLGLKISDFDLEIYDLSFEKFEALMNDIKANGVGKSFFVFKYKNFDLSLARYENKISKGHKGFEVRICNDEKQACKRRDFTINSMMINIFTNEFLDFYEGFSHLQKKLLKHIDDNSFKEDSLRILRAVHFVSRFDLQSDTNTLALMQSMDISDLSLDRINAELYKFFKAKNLLAGFLLLQNLNLEERLFYHKSNDKAFLELLEKSREFVRSEALFLYLYLNFFNINKNLFFKKTKIKNDLHTASKQVFVKENLTMKKMCEIALNMPLKEWLGLWSEERIALAKKLKLYGESLKIYVNMDEAMKLGLKGAELGLYKKAQEDIFIKNYIKGFADE, encoded by the coding sequence TTGCAAATATCGAAGATAGACTTAAGAAATAACGCAAAACTTGATTTTATTAAAAAACTCCTAGCACCGCACACAAAGAGGGTGTATTTGGTTGGCGGTTGTGTTAGGGATTTGCTTTTGGGCTTAAAGATTAGCGATTTTGACTTAGAAATTTATGATTTATCTTTTGAGAAATTTGAAGCTTTAATGAATGATATAAAGGCAAATGGGGTTGGCAAGAGCTTTTTTGTATTTAAGTATAAAAATTTTGACCTTTCTTTGGCTAGGTATGAAAATAAAATTTCAAAAGGACACAAGGGTTTTGAGGTAAGAATTTGTAACGATGAAAAGCAGGCGTGCAAGCGTAGGGATTTTACCATAAATTCTATGATGATAAATATCTTTACCAATGAGTTTTTAGACTTTTACGAGGGTTTTTCTCATTTACAAAAAAAGCTTTTAAAACATATAGATGACAATAGCTTTAAAGAGGATAGCTTGAGAATTTTAAGGGCTGTGCATTTTGTCTCTCGTTTTGATTTGCAAAGTGATACTAACACTCTAGCCTTAATGCAAAGTATGGATATAAGCGACTTGAGCTTAGATAGGATAAATGCCGAGCTTTATAAATTTTTTAAGGCTAAAAATTTGCTTGCTGGCTTTTTGTTGCTTCAAAATTTGAATTTAGAAGAAAGGCTTTTTTATCATAAAAGCAATGATAAAGCTTTTTTAGAGCTTTTAGAAAAAAGCAGAGAATTTGTGCGTAGCGAGGCTTTGTTTTTGTATCTTTATCTTAATTTTTTTAATATAAATAAGAATTTATTTTTTAAAAAAACTAAGATAAAAAACGATTTGCACACGGCTTCAAAGCAAGTTTTTGTGAAAGAAAATTTAACAATGAAAAAAATGTGCGAAATAGCTTTAAACATGCCGCTAAAAGAGTGGCTAGGGCTTTGGAGTGAAGAAAGGATAGCTTTAGCTAAAAAACTAAAGCTTTATGGTGAGAGCTTAAAAATTTATGTAAATATGGATGAGGCTATGAAGCTTGGCCTTAAGGGGGCTGAGTTGGGACTGTATAAAAAAGCACAAGAGGATATTTTTATAAAAAACTACATAAAGGGGTTTGCAGATGAATGA
- the ciaD gene encoding effector protein CiaD: MNLEDLARKTIDELNTQMSSDESKEPQKELNEATKDLQEDVSEPEELAFNPYEQEFKLSSDKEDEEQNELFAASAEPQNIELKDKEELSFNDEFFLKNIKERILVLFEGLKATKKENLEDRLDLTINFLEFLLANIEDRLKK; this comes from the coding sequence ATGAATTTAGAGGATTTGGCTAGAAAAACCATAGACGAGCTTAATACCCAAATGAGTTCTGATGAGAGCAAAGAGCCTCAAAAAGAGCTTAATGAGGCTACGAAGGATTTGCAAGAGGATGTAAGCGAGCCCGAGGAGCTTGCTTTTAATCCTTACGAGCAAGAATTTAAATTAAGTAGCGATAAAGAAGATGAGGAGCAAAACGAACTTTTTGCAGCTAGTGCAGAGCCTCAAAATATCGAGCTTAAGGACAAAGAGGAATTAAGCTTTAATGATGAATTTTTTTTAAAAAATATCAAAGAACGCATTTTAGTGCTTTTTGAGGGTTTAAAGGCCACTAAGAAAGAGAATTTAGAAGATAGACTTGATTTAACCATAAATTTTTTAGAGTTTTTGCTTGCAAATATCGAAGATAGACTTAAGAAATAA
- a CDS encoding M20/M25/M40 family metallo-hydrolase, translating into MSEIIGNFKEISKIPHCSFNTKKLSDFLCAFAKQNGAKVSVDEAFNIHCIKGNPKICLQSHYDMVCMGEAPNIILEEKNGILSAINSSLGADNGMGVAMMMQVLKEFDDVECLFTNDEEVGLIGVKNLKHKIKSKFLLNLDHEVDNEVIISCAGGVDIKASMKLSFKEEECEIYELDTVNFKGGHSGIDIINNVKNAIKELAYFILENNGVLVDFQGGERINSIAKHAKALVAFKKKPKENSYIKCKYLGKKKAKIIKQSSKILKSLASFAQGVRAYDKELQIVRTSINLSLFKIQDEKLDIEFFARSNTLDDLLRIKEESKIFFKSFGFKISFSNFYEPWQASKSKFALDVLNALKKHIKNCKILAVHAGLECGIIEKKQKLICACIGPNIHNPHSVDERCEIDSVNKIYAALKDILKLYK; encoded by the coding sequence ATGAGCGAAATCATAGGAAATTTTAAAGAAATAAGTAAAATCCCGCACTGCAGTTTTAACACTAAAAAACTATCTGATTTTTTATGTGCTTTTGCAAAGCAAAACGGTGCCAAGGTTAGCGTAGATGAGGCTTTTAACATACACTGTATAAAGGGAAATCCTAAAATTTGCTTGCAAAGTCACTATGACATGGTGTGCATGGGCGAAGCACCAAATATAATCTTAGAAGAAAAAAATGGAATTTTAAGTGCGATAAATTCATCCTTAGGTGCTGATAATGGAATGGGCGTAGCCATGATGATGCAGGTTTTAAAAGAATTTGATGATGTGGAATGTCTTTTTACAAATGACGAGGAAGTTGGGCTTATAGGAGTTAAGAACCTAAAACACAAGATAAAGTCAAAATTTTTGCTAAATTTAGACCATGAGGTTGATAACGAGGTGATTATCTCTTGTGCTGGCGGCGTGGATATTAAGGCTAGTATGAAGCTAAGTTTTAAAGAAGAAGAATGTGAAATTTATGAGCTTGATACTGTAAATTTTAAAGGCGGACACTCGGGCATAGATATAATTAATAATGTAAAAAATGCCATTAAAGAACTAGCGTATTTTATCTTAGAAAATAACGGTGTTTTGGTTGATTTTCAAGGAGGAGAAAGGATAAATTCCATCGCAAAACACGCAAAAGCCTTGGTGGCTTTTAAGAAAAAACCTAAAGAAAATTCTTATATCAAATGCAAATACCTAGGCAAGAAAAAGGCAAAAATCATAAAACAAAGCTCTAAAATTCTAAAAAGCTTGGCCTCCTTTGCACAGGGCGTTAGAGCCTATGATAAAGAACTGCAAATAGTAAGAACGAGCATAAATTTATCGCTTTTTAAAATTCAAGATGAAAAGCTTGATATAGAGTTTTTTGCCAGGTCAAACACTCTTGATGATTTGTTAAGGATAAAAGAGGAGAGTAAAATTTTCTTTAAAAGCTTTGGTTTTAAGATATCTTTTTCAAATTTTTACGAACCTTGGCAAGCTAGCAAAAGCAAATTTGCCCTAGACGTGCTTAATGCTCTTAAAAAGCATATCAAAAATTGCAAGATCTTAGCCGTGCATGCTGGTCTTGAGTGCGGGATAATAGAAAAAAAGCAAAAGCTGATTTGTGCTTGCATAGGTCCAAATATACATAATCCACACTCAGTTGATGAAAGATGTGAGATAGATTCTGTAAATAAAATTTACGCCGCACTTAAGGACATTTTAAAGCTTTATAAGTAA
- a CDS encoding MFS transporter, translating into MSKEQAFKNTLYASFGGILEFYDFILFVFFTSIFAQIFFPPNNEFWAELGVWISFGAGYLARPFGALIFAHFGDIKGRKPVFYISMLFMIIPSFVLAFLPTYESIGLFATILLFAVRIVQGLAVGAEVSGAWVFVSELVSEKYKSLALSFISATLTVGLLLAALISLFINFYFTQEEIKEYAWRIPFIIGAVFGIIACFLRTKLVESPVFLKLVNEDKRLKFPLLQALKTHKKAMLVCVLMSVILSSGVATLTIIPKHFDTLFAFSETQKILYTNLASVCIILGSLTQGLLATFFGNYKICFIFSLSFAFFGVLLGFYDDNFLLYYLCACFSQGIISFAPIFMTKVFSAELKFSGLAFAYNLSYCILVFFTPFVVNAIYEDKIAYYMLFVALSSLLCIVLVKHLDKD; encoded by the coding sequence TTGTCAAAAGAACAAGCCTTTAAAAATACTCTCTATGCCTCTTTTGGTGGAATTCTAGAATTTTACGATTTTATTTTATTTGTATTTTTTACCTCTATATTTGCGCAAATTTTCTTTCCTCCTAATAATGAATTTTGGGCTGAACTTGGAGTTTGGATTAGCTTTGGGGCTGGTTATTTAGCAAGACCATTTGGAGCCTTGATTTTTGCACATTTTGGAGATATTAAGGGCAGGAAGCCTGTATTTTACATCAGTATGCTTTTTATGATTATACCAAGCTTTGTTTTGGCCTTTTTGCCAACTTATGAAAGCATAGGTTTGTTTGCGACCATTTTACTTTTTGCTGTAAGGATAGTTCAAGGCCTAGCTGTTGGGGCTGAAGTATCTGGTGCTTGGGTCTTTGTGAGCGAATTAGTAAGCGAAAAATACAAATCCCTAGCCCTTTCTTTCATATCTGCTACCCTTACTGTGGGTTTATTATTAGCCGCACTAATAAGTCTTTTTATAAATTTTTATTTTACTCAAGAGGAGATAAAAGAATACGCCTGGCGAATTCCATTTATAATAGGTGCTGTATTTGGGATTATAGCTTGTTTTTTAAGAACAAAGCTTGTTGAAAGTCCTGTGTTTTTAAAGCTTGTAAATGAGGATAAAAGGCTTAAATTTCCATTACTACAAGCTTTAAAAACTCATAAAAAAGCAATGCTAGTTTGCGTTTTAATGAGCGTGATTTTAAGCTCTGGCGTGGCCACTCTTACGATTATACCAAAGCATTTTGATACTTTATTTGCCTTTAGCGAAACTCAAAAAATTCTTTATACAAATCTAGCAAGCGTTTGTATCATACTTGGAAGCTTAACGCAAGGGCTTTTGGCTACATTTTTTGGTAATTATAAAATTTGTTTTATTTTTTCTTTATCATTTGCATTTTTTGGCGTTTTGCTAGGTTTTTATGATGATAATTTTTTGCTTTATTATCTTTGTGCTTGTTTTTCGCAAGGCATTATAAGTTTTGCGCCTATTTTTATGACTAAGGTTTTTAGTGCAGAGCTTAAATTTAGCGGACTTGCCTTTGCTTACAATCTCTCATACTGCATTTTAGTCTTTTTTACACCCTTTGTTGTGAATGCCATTTATGAGGATAAGATAGCTTATTATATGCTTTTTGTGGCTTTATCGTCTTTGCTATGTATAGTTTTGGTAAAACATCTAGATAAAGATTGA
- a CDS encoding cysteine ABC transporter substrate-binding protein, with protein MKKFFSLIAPFFFVAMITACGDSSKKEASSETNATNSTEVSQNSGSLDAIKKNGVIRIGVFADKPPFGFIDEKGVNQGYDIVFAKRIAKELLGDENKVQFVLVEAANRVEFLKSDKVDLILANFTQTPERAEQVDFTLPYMKVSLGIVVPADLNVSSVDDIKDLTLILNKGTTADAYFSLNHPDIKSLKFDQNTEAYEAFSSGKGQAFAHDNTLLFAWVKDKPQFKVAIKELGNKDVIAGAVKKGNAELKAFVDDLIVKLAGERFFNQAYELTLKDAFTDDIKAEDIVIEGGKL; from the coding sequence ATGAAAAAGTTTTTTTCACTCATTGCACCATTTTTCTTTGTTGCGATGATAACAGCTTGCGGTGATAGCTCTAAAAAAGAAGCTAGTAGCGAAACAAATGCTACAAATTCTACTGAAGTATCGCAAAATAGCGGTAGCTTAGATGCGATTAAGAAAAATGGAGTTATAAGAATAGGCGTTTTTGCTGACAAACCTCCTTTTGGTTTTATTGATGAAAAGGGTGTAAATCAAGGCTATGATATAGTTTTTGCAAAGAGAATAGCCAAGGAATTACTAGGCGATGAAAACAAGGTTCAATTTGTACTTGTTGAAGCGGCAAATAGGGTTGAGTTTTTAAAATCTGACAAGGTTGATTTAATCTTAGCAAATTTCACTCAAACACCAGAAAGAGCCGAGCAGGTTGATTTTACACTGCCTTATATGAAGGTTTCATTGGGTATTGTTGTTCCTGCTGATTTAAATGTAAGCTCAGTTGATGATATAAAAGATTTAACCTTGATACTAAATAAAGGCACCACAGCGGACGCTTATTTTAGTTTAAATCATCCTGACATTAAGAGCCTTAAATTTGACCAAAATACAGAAGCGTACGAAGCCTTTTCTAGCGGTAAGGGCCAAGCTTTCGCACATGATAACACCTTGTTATTTGCTTGGGTGAAAGATAAACCTCAGTTTAAGGTTGCTATAAAAGAGCTTGGCAATAAAGATGTTATTGCTGGAGCCGTTAAAAAGGGCAATGCAGAGCTTAAAGCCTTTGTTGATGATTTGATTGTAAAGCTAGCTGGTGAAAGATTTTTTAATCAAGCTTATGAACTTACTTTAAAAGACGCTTTTACAGATGATATAAAAGCTGAAGATATAGTTATCGAAGGTGGTAAGCTATAA